The nucleotide sequence TTAATTCCgtaaaattaaggaaaattaAGATATGTAGTGCAAGTCAAGTTCGAAAGTTTCGGGAGGGTTCATTACAATCCATGTTGTTTGCCTAGCTTTTGTAACTAAAACCACTGCCTTACCTTCCAGCAATCATGCCAAcgacaacagcagcagcaacgtGGATGGCCACGAAGCCAACATCACAGCGGAGCAGCAGAAGTTGGCCGCCGGCGCCAAGACGAACAATGTAGAAATCGCAACTACGACCACATAAATGCACACTCACCACACCACACATCATCCAACCGCAATTGTATAGCATATAATGTGTCGACGAAGATTGTAAAAATTGCCTTTGATTTGCTCTTTGGTCATTCTTATACATAATCAtgcatacatatttatataaatatataccaCATACTACTACTATACGTACATATAAAACAGGCTGCATAGTACAACAAACGATTTGTGTATTAGCAAAAGGCCGAAGCCCGCCCaaaaccaaaatgaaaattaacaaaaacaaaaaacaaaaaaaacgacaaaaaaaatgttcaaaagtAAATAGTATGTTGTTGATTCCTTCTGCTCCTCGCTCGTATTgccaattatttttattattactcTTCCTTCGTGTTTCCTAATTAAGTGAATTTTTGTTCGTAATTTGTATTAGTCTGTCGTTTTAGTACGCTTTACTTTCAATACTCTCAATGTGTTAGGCAACCTATGAGCATTACTTAAAGTACCAAAATTCACGCAACGTCTTAGAATGCTTAGTTTATATTCGtattgtatttgttttagctCGATCAGATGAGGATTACCTACCTATTCATATgacatatatattatatttacatacacacacatttGAGGGATGTTCTTAAATTACGTTAGCGCATTTTGGCCCTTTGTATCCCTCCTTTTGCAGGGGATTCCCCGCAATCCCCAATCAGTGATGACGTAATATTCGGGCAACCCCGCACTTACACTTGTATTGTTAAATTGGAGACTTGTATTTATTGTATGTATTTTGAAATCGAAAGCAAAAGCAATGCCAAAATACCAACATGTTCAACACCACATACCCCACATGCTGCAAGCACAAAAGTACGCATGATGTATTAGAGAGGTATATTATATACTTGTGTCTTTTGCCATTATTACCTTGTTTGTATACAAATCGGTTTaaccaaaaaatattctttgtcGAAAGTACAAAACAATGAAAGAGACCACAAGAGAAGAAGGATAATAGACATAGCGAAAGGACATCAGCCGGCATTTGTCACCACATAAATGATTTACACCCCCGATCTACACACCACTACCTATGACTATATACGATTAACAGAACCAAACGAAACGAGAAATTGAAAAGAAGACTTTCCAAGAAgacattttaaatttacatttatattttttgtgtattGTTTTATTTGCTCCGTTCGAGTTATCGTTGAAAAATGTTTGTGTTTTAAACGTGCGAAGAACCACGAACAAAACGctaaacaaaaatattgacAAGAAGTTAAACAAATATGCCATCTTTTGCTTCCAAATAATTACGTTTTAATTATGATTAATAATAAAACAGAAACTACTTTAAAAGTGAAATCGATGTTTGTTTTACACGAGACGACTTGCtcaccaaaaacaaaaaatgaaaaaaaaaacaaacaaaatctAGACAAGTAGATTATATTCTAAGATTATCGAGAGAAAAAAGCGGGCAGCATATCAGGCATAGATGTgtggaaaataaataataaccGAACCCCCTCCCCACACATCCTAGGCAAAAGCAAAATAATCCTTGtttgctgacaaatttagaAAGCTTATTTATAGGACACAATTATGCACAAATTTCAACTCGCTTTGCGTTTTATTTGCATACTGTAGCAACACAAAAAATAAACGAACAACCGAGAAAATTGATTTAACAAAACagaagaaatattaaattaaagaaTATTGAAACGTTTAAACTATCTCTGATGAAAAACTGTGATAATTAAATGAAGTTGCAGGGTATTTGATAAAGCAAActtaatttaaacaaattgtaaaacATCAACTAATGGCCTCAACCATTTGGGAAATACAAAACACAGCCAACACGAGACACTCTGAAACAGTTAATTATACGATTCTTTAGCATCACAATCAGCAGGACACCTCGACAACCAAACAGCAATAACTACTGCAATGAAATGTAATTGAAGGAGTTTTAATGTGTAGTCTGTAACAGTGCGAAAGTATCTCTAAGTTCGAGCTAGTAGGGATGGTCAAGGATGGCAAGGATTAGTTCTCTAGCTTCTCACAAACTAAGCACTAAACTAAAGTAAAATCTAAATACTCATATCAAGCAGCCAATTGTAAACCTTGTACTGTACATACAATTGCCCCCAGTATTGTCTTCCCCTCTAGTTATGTGTTTTCGTTTCTACCAACTAAATTAGTATCCAAAATATCCAACGATATGTAAGCGACGATGATCGAGTCCTTCCCTTGTGCATATGCCTTACTAAAAACTATGAAAATACGAAACAAAAAAAGTATCACTCACACCCATAGAAAACCACATAGAGAGTGTAGAATCCGTAATCCTAGAGTTAATTTCACCTACATACTGTGTGTCTTTTAAATGTTAAGCAGCTGCAGCAAGCTTAATATATATACGAGTACtaataaaaaccaaaacgGAATCGTAATTATAATACCTAAAAACGATGTAGACAAAGTCTTGTGGGCAGCTTTAAGCATTTTGTTTGTCTacttataataattatatgaACTTGAATAAGAATACCAAACGTCCAAAGTTTTTTGCATACAAGAACTAAGAACAATTGTGAACAAGAAAGTCTTCAGAAATGTTTTGATCACCTCGATGCGAAACAGAAACATAATTATACACACATAAGTGCATGCATGCCTATATACAGAGATACATTAAATTACCGATTAATTAATTGAGTGATTAATATTAATCCGCATCTCGATGGAATGCAGTTCTATAATATTTTGTGACGTGCATTAGATGTTAAGTGAGGTTGTAATTTTCGTGGCGCAATTATTTGAGACAAAACTGAAGCGGGATTAATGTTGGAGATGAAAATGCTATTTTTTAAGGATCGTAGCGTACATTAATTTGTCTGTGTGTGTTCAGCAATTCAGTATTTCAATTAAGCCAATTCAATAAATACCCCCAGAAAATGCTACAATGGTTTCCAAATGCAAACCACATGAACAGGAGAATTCAATTTAATAAATCGAAGGTCTAATTCTCTAACTCTTTAATGAAGAACCAGCGGGAACAACAACGAGGAAGAAGCAACTGTAATAcaacaaagaataagaaattaataaattaaacttcgtacagtaaatatatatttgaaaatagaaaaacctaaagaaaaaacaaaaaaaaaaaataaatcaaattgtTAACATAATGGATATTTTGTTAAATGCGAAACTTTGAACGAATTACTAACCACACTAGCAAATAGTTAATAAAAACCGAACCCAAGTGTGCTTCATGTATGAATTTATGTTAGATATTTACAACAATACGCGTATACATATTCCTAACTAAACCAAGCGAAATGAAAGCCACATACAGAATTTGCATATTACTCTTAACGATTAACAACTATTGGTGTCTATGCATATACACAATTATTAACGAACTATACTATATATTACCTTCGTAAATGTAAGCCGAGTACAGACTTTTGAGAACTGCGAAACGTATCGTCAAATATCCGAAACAGACATATTTGTCATACTTGCTATAGAGcaaatatatacataaatacGTTAAGTGCTCAAGGTGATAGCTGCACTCTAGGGTGGACCTTAGTTTTGTTTACACATTGAAAATTGCAcgtatttatattaaaaagatTTGTTTTTAACGCTACAGGTTTCAATGTGGATCACTCATACGCAGTGTTGCATCGAGGACCTTTGTGAGATTGAGTAATTTTTGTGAAAGCGTTAGCGCCAGCTAAATTTCAGATTTTCCAGTTTAATAAACATTAACCAAAAACAAATCCAAATTATTAAGACTTTGTGTAACcaaaaaaatgtacaaataAATTTTTACACTTTTTTTATGATATTCAGTCAATGTACTGGcagttatttataaaaaaaactcCAAAGAGCTTTAAAACTATTCAAAAGGTGACATTAAACTTAATTTGGCTAAATTGTTTACTGATGTTACAGTTTTATTGGTAAACATTAATTTGTTTTGAACTTGCACGAATGGAAGTTAGTTTTTTATTCAAACTGGTCCACCCTATTGCACACCCACAAATAAATACACGTACAGAAAGACACCCACACATACTCGCCGCTTTGCTTGCCACATTGTTTTGGTCGAAACTCCGAGGGAATACTTAAAAGCGAATTACTAACCCCAAAGGGACACTCTGGAATCGCGATTTCTTGAGTAAGTGCCTTAAACTGACAGAGAGAGATAGTAATGGAGAGTGGGAGGGAGATGGAGAGTGGGAGGTTTTGAGTTTTGAGGACTACGCATCCAGATCCAAAAGTAAATCGATTGTTTTCGGTACATTTGTTTAGGGAGAAGGAGGGACAGACCTTTGTTCAAAACTCAACTAAGTGTTAGCCCCCCGGCCAACCGACTAAATGTAGTTCCAGAAATCAAGCAAACAGAATAGTTAACTCTATGCTCCGATCTATAATACTAAAAGTACACATATACGTACATACTGTATACCTTTTACCGTCGCATTTCTACACTGGCATATAGAAGTAATTGTACGATTAACTATGAATTAAAATCTTGTATTTGTGAGTGTTTTTGGCCCGTCAACGTTTTGCTcaacgcacacacacacaaacatacactgaaaaaaaccaaaaaaaaaatattaaaaaaatacactAAGAGAGagacacacccacacacacgtACACCCGCTTTACCCAAGTTGAAGACAATTTGTGATTGTTTTGCATGTACCCTAAAGTTAAGCGAGTTTACACGAATATGGATTAAGCCGCCAAAAGCGGAGCGTAAACTGTACGAGTAATAGCATTAATTGTCTAACAATAAGATTTGTGCATTATACGATAGAAATTCACTTTGAATTCGTATTGAAATTTATCAATAAAGCGATACTATTTGATTCTTAACCGGGTTTTCTAATCTCACTTAGGAACCTATTAATTTCTTTAACAGATTTGCTTTTAAAAGTTGTTACTATTGCATTATATTATAGTGGAATCTTTTCAGTTTGGTGGCatatctttttattttctatgaTATATTCAGTTtttctttttagtttttttgtttatcttaaaatatatttaaaaattgtatttctcTATCACAGCTGTTCCCCAAAAAGCGTGCTACGAATATTTCCCCCAGAACTTAGCTGGACTTCGAAGAGGATGTGGTCACCGTTGTGGTCATTGTGGTTGtgctggtggtgctgctggATCGGGATTgagaatgggaatgggaatgggatcCACCATGCCGCGTCTCCATGTGTCGCTGCAGGTCCCTTCGTCGAGGGAATGACTTGTGGCAGGTGTCGCACTGGTAGCCGGATTCCGTTTCCCCCTCTATGTCCACATCGCTGCCCGCACCACCTGCTCCACTTTCTGCTCCTCCCGAGGAACTACTCGGATGCGTCTGGAGATGCAGCCTCACATGCTTGTTGAGATTGCTCGGATCACCGAATGGTCTCAGGCAGAACTTGCACTTCAGCGGTTTGAAGCCGGTGTGGGTTCGTATATGGATCTTCAGTCCGTACTTCCGGGAGTACACCTTGCCGCAATAGATGCACAGATGACCCTGCTTGGAGGCACCCATATTGCTTACTATGGCCTCGATTTGGGCGGCAGCATTCATGGGATGGGTGGATAACGGGGCGGTGGCCATTGAAATGGAGGGCAGATAGGATAGAGTTCCCGGAGTCGTAGTTGTCGTCGTCAAGGGCAAACTCTGTGCAAGGCCTGCAATCGGGCGGAAGGCGGAGAAGCGGGGTGGCATCTGAGGCGGTGGCGAGTGGGTGGGCGAGGCCGAGGAGGTGGACGAAGTGGCCGGAATGGGTGAATGCTGGGTGGCTGTGTGACTTCGGGCGGCTGCCTTCAGAGCGTAGTGCAGTCGCATCCATAGGATGTGCATGGCACTGCGTCCGCAACCCAGAGCCAAGTGGATCTTCAGTGGGTGAGGAGTCTCGAAGGTCAAGTGGCACAGGTGGCACGTGTAGCGACTGTTTCCTGCAATTATTGGAAATAAAAATTGGAGTTTAGTgtgttattttaaaaattagatcgttggaaactaaaaatttaaaatatttaggaaccaacattaaatattatatttaagttatattaaataaaaatcaaacggTTGATGCCTACCTTGAATATTTAAGGGCGTCAGGAAGGGAATGCCCATGAGGAGCACCAGTTCTTCGCCGAACCAGGCCACGATCTCGTCCTCCCGGGCCACATCCCTGACCAAACGGACCCGCACCTGACCGCCTTGCAGCTCAAAGATGGCATTGAAGCTATATACATCCTCGGACAGCTTGATCTGCCGCAGCAGGGAGGCGGATACGATCAGTTCGCCGTTGGACAGTTGGCAATGGGAGCGTCCTCCGTCGGTGGGGGTGGCCGTAGATCCCAGGAGAGCCGACGTGGGAATGGCAATGGAGCAGGTATCCTTGGGCGTGTATTGTGTGGTGTAGACTCCTGGTCGGGGATtgctcatcctcatcctcttAGCTGCTGGACTGGCTGCACTCGTAGTGGCTGTGAGTGTGGTTTCCGTTGATGAAGTGGTCATGGTGCTGGGCGAGATGCTGGTGCTGGGCAGCAGCTGCTCGATCCGGAAGATCAGGCTGGCCGAGCGCTTCTGCTCCAGACTATCCAGTTGAGCTGTCGTGTGCATCGTTCGCCTTCGAATTCGATTATGCGTTCCAATTGGAAGCCGACCATCGTTTTTATACCACGCCACATCCGCATCCTGCTCCCTTATTTCCGGATTTGGATTTGCCACGGCCTTGCAGTGTCACAATAGCACGGCTGGCGGCAAGTGCAAGAATTCCCAGCCCAGAATCCAGTCCGGCACCGGCTATAGCCTCGACATAGCTACGCACTTTGCCGGCTCAACCCCCTGGCTCATTTGGCATCCCTTTTCGAGGTCCTGGTGCGTCCTGGTGGTTGCTCGGCAAGTGCAACATCATGTCCTCGCAATCACCAGAGCACTAAGCCAAGCTAAGCGGCCTGTAGCAAGTGTGCGTATTCCTCTGCCGAAAATCTCCCCACCTCCTATATTTCCATCGACGAGtcctttattttttggctTTTGGGCTGCGCACaaggaaaatgtttttaattgaaattaaacGATCGTTTGTTGTTACTTCCCCGTGGTTCtcggtgttgttgttgtaatgCCACCATATACAAATCGCATTCGCCATCGTCAACGTCATTCTGCCCATGGTCCCTCCCTCCCTTGATGATTTCCCCACCCCAGAATTTTCCACTTCCACTATAATGCTAATGCCATAATATATTGGCGTGTATCGTTTCACTATTTGCGGTTTGGGGTGGGTCGTGATTTCTGCGCTCGTCGCGAAGGTGGGTTGCATGCTCGGTAGTGCGGAATCTTCTTCAGGAGGGTAACGGGGCCCCGAAATGGTGTTAATTGAGAAATATGAATTAATACAGtgcatttttaatttgtatctCTACAATGAATGAATTTATAGAGTAATGGTTACCATATTATACCATCCCAAGTATACTTTGAACTgaacaaaatataataaaatttcaaTTACCATACAATTGTTGAATTCAAGATTTGTTTCTTTATGGAGAACTTATGAAGATTATTATACATTCTATCgtattaaataaagaatattcaGAGGATTGAAACTTTAAGGCCGCCCCTTTCTTTTACCCTCATCGAAATCAGCTCCGCTCCTGCCGACTGACAAATATGCTACGAGGCTAATGTTTTCATTATTGCGACACAATCGCTGCGGCATCCCCCTCCCCTTCTCCTTTCCCCGCCCCTGGACACCCTTCGTCGAGCGATCAACAGGATAAAGTTGGGCGAGCGATTGGCAAACGGGGAAAAACATGTGTTGCCAGTCACACAGCCGTCGCGCCTGCTCAAGGGTTGGAATGGTGGCCAACAGGACACACCAACCCAGCCAGGAGCAAGGTGTACCAGGCCAGGACCAGGACCAATTCCGGCTTGGTGTTTGCTAGTCCTGAATAAGTAGGCCGCCAAGGGGTTATCATTTTAAAGCATTTTAATTAGCAATTGCCAGCGCTTAATGAGAGAAGAtatgattttttaaagaaatgtAGCAGAAGAACATTTAAAATAGAAGGTAATTTTTAAGAAATCTTAGATAATATTAAGAAAGTTGTTTATAAGAGTGTACTCTATTACcattataatcataatatTGAAAGAAAGTAACTTATTAAATATTCATTTGAGATCCAGTTCCTGAAAATTATCCTTTGCAATTCATATTTTCCGGTTCGTAGTAAATCCTCTACTTCCTTCGGTAGACATAGCCACCTCCACCGCCATCATCATTGCCACCCGTCTCGTTGTCATCGCAACCATGGCATCCTCCGCCGGCGGCCAATTTGTCCAACGCCTCCTGAATCTCGATGGGAATGGGTGGCGGTGTGGGCAGGTGATCCCCCTGCGGCTGGAATCCGTTCTCATCCGCAATGTAGGTCAGCGATATCTCCTGACCCTCGGGACTGGTGTAAGAGAAGGACCCCTCCGCCGTCTGTGCCTCCGCCCCTTTCACTCCGGCGTTCTTCAGGTAGCCCATTTCCTCGGCCTTTATTCCATTTCCGGTCTCGTATTCGTACTGAAATCGGATTAAAAAAAGTTCATCTAATTtaataaagatattcgtattttaaaaaattaaataaaagttagcttaagaaattaatttgaagattttttatttattcgatTACTTTAACTTCTTTAATACTTTGAAGATTGTTACTcaacttttaaattaatattgcATTAAGAATTTCTtccaaaactttaattgatTAGTTTTATATGAAAATATCGTTGGCTCGGGTTCGACTTAATATGTACTTGAAACTGtattacttttaatttaattaataaaatctCGAACATAATTTGATTAAGCATTTACAAGCCTCTCACCTTATAAGAACCGTCTGTGTTGACTTTGGACTCCAACTTGATGATGGGTATATCCtctccacctcctcctcctccacctcctCCGCCTCCCGAGGAacctccatttccatttcctgGAGGCAAGTACTCATTCCTGGGTGGAGGCTTTCCATTGCCATTTTTGGGAGGTGGTCCGTAGCTGTTATTGGGTTTCGGCGGTGGAGGTGGTGGCTTCCCATTGCCGTTCTTGGGGGGACCGTAGCTACTGGGCGGTGGTGGAGGAGGACGTGGTGGTGGAGCTGGTGGCTTGGCAGGCAGATAGGTGGCCGGAGGAGGACGGGCACTCGGATAACCCGCCGGTTGGGCCCAAACGCTGCCGAAAGCGATACAAATCACAGAAAACACAGTGGTCAGCCTCATCTCAAATTCAAACAGTGACTGGTGGTCGATGGCTCAATGGCGTTTTATATGACCAGCCACAGGTGCTTCTGACCGCGACCCCTCGACCCCAGTGGAGCAGTCACGTGCCACGCTTTTCGATTGGAATGGAAAACAGAATGAAATCGAAAACAGAACCAACAAACTGGGCCATTGCAAGTGCAAGTGCAGAAATCCCCAGAGCCATCCGATTAGTTGAAAGACTGACAAAGCGCTAATAAATTGAGTGTGCAATCTTCAGGCCCGACCCCTTCGGCTAATCGCTAAAAACAACAAAACCCGCCCGGCCACAAGCAAAAACTTTTAATTCAAAAGCAATTTTCAACAGGATCGGGCAACACCTGCATGACCAAGCCAACCCATCCCGCCCATACCAAGAATAAAAACCGAACCCAACCCCGCAAGATCCCTTGTCTAATGCACTTTGCCTGTTGCCAAGGGGTGCTAAGACCTGGATCCAGGACTCAGCATCGAGCACAACACCCAACTACAACGACAGGGATGTCGGCTTTAGTCAATCGTCTATTAACTTTTTGCcagccagtgcacagtggtgCTGGGTTGATAGAAAATGTGTGAAGtttaatattgtaacataACAAAAATTGGATTTATAAtccttaattttaatttgagAAAAATGTGCTTGATTGAAatacaaattataaaactTATTTTCTAAGTGGTTTataaatcacaaaaaaaatatttaaaaaaaatgtttttgttttatgtaAAATATGATGTAAAACTTATAGTGATAATTTATTTAGATTGATAATAATAAGGTAAGTTgaagtacaaaatataaaacttaatttatacgtgctaaataaattttaaaataaatattttttattgttttttttttatttttaagtctAGTTTTTGGAACAGAAAATTATTTCAACTGGAAAATGTTGGACACCAAAAAATAGTAATTcactattaaaataaaatgatttttgatttatcttaaatattttttttttttataatcatTATAGGTATCTAAAAATTTGTTATATCACCTCACTATGCTTCCGGTTGCGGCTGCTGTTGTGTGTGTTTATCATTTGGTAGCTCAGCTTGTGCCTGTCGTGGATGCCGCTAATATAGAACCGAACCTTCCCCTTCGAAGGACCGAGGAAAAGGCCGAGCTAATGGCAATGTCGTTTGCAGCTTGTCCTACTTGTAATGTGCTGGCGCACAGCTGACGCGCTCCCAGGATGCAGGATTCGGGATTCAGGATTCGGGTGTGTGGATTTTGTGAACCTGTTCCGGCCGTCAGCTGTGGGCTGCTGGATTTGGCTCGCGACCAAGCAACCACCGGGGAGGACCAGGAATAGCCGGCTGCTGCACCGGCTGCATAAACCAACAATTGTCGGTCCCCGGTCCTTGGTTTTTAGTCCTTGGTGCTCGGCTTTTGGTTTCCAGTTAGCCACGCACCGATGGCACATATTCCACGCCCGCATTCGCGTTTATAAAGCGAACTTTGACTGAGCGGAACGATCTGATTGCGATTTGGCGTTGTTTTCGCGAGGGTTGCCCGATTAAGTTCCTCGTATCgcttaaataaacattttcagATGAGGTCCGTTGATAAATTAGCCACTGGCCCTCGATGACAGCCTCCATATGAGATGACGCGCGGGAATCTGTGCAACTGTCGGCGCTATTAAATGGGCTCTATTGcgaatattaaaataataatgtgGTCGCTAACTGATTTGCTTGAGCTGACTCACCAGGCTCTTTCGAAGAAGCAAAGTCTCAATAACAAATAGAGCGtttcaaataatttattgAGGAGTGgtctcaaaaataaaaaacaatgtGTTTTAATCAccattgttttgttttgatgCCTTGGAATGAACAGTAAAATTAAACGAACTCAAAATACATAGATATGTGGAA is from Drosophila suzukii chromosome 3, CBGP_Dsuzu_IsoJpt1.0, whole genome shotgun sequence and encodes:
- the Cpr65Az gene encoding pupal cuticle protein 20, which encodes MRLTTVFSVICIAFGSVWAQPAGYPSARPPPATYLPAKPPAPPPRPPPPPPSSYGPPKNGNGKPPPPPPKPNNSYGPPPKNGNGKPPPRNEYLPPGNGNGGSSGGGGGGGGGGGEDIPIIKLESKVNTDGSYKYEYETGNGIKAEEMGYLKNAGVKGAEAQTAEGSFSYTSPEGQEISLTYIADENGFQPQGDHLPTPPPIPIEIQEALDKLAAGGGCHGCDDNETGGNDDGGGGGYVYRRK
- the Prdm13 gene encoding uncharacterized protein Prdm13; this translates as MHTTAQLDSLEQKRSASLIFRIEQLLPSTSISPSTMTTSSTETTLTATTSAASPAAKRMRMSNPRPGVYTTQYTPKDTCSIAIPTSALLGSTATPTDGGRSHCQLSNGELIVSASLLRQIKLSEDVYSFNAIFELQGGQVRVRLVRDVAREDEIVAWFGEELVLLMGIPFLTPLNIQGNSRYTCHLCHLTFETPHPLKIHLALGCGRSAMHILWMRLHYALKAAARSHTATQHSPIPATSSTSSASPTHSPPPQMPPRFSAFRPIAGLAQSLPLTTTTTTPGTLSYLPSISMATAPLSTHPMNAAAQIEAIVSNMGASKQGHLCIYCGKVYSRKYGLKIHIRTHTGFKPLKCKFCLRPFGDPSNLNKHVRLHLQTHPSSSSGGAESGAGGAGSDVDIEGETESGYQCDTCHKSFPRRRDLQRHMETRHGGSHSHSHSQSRSSSTTSTTTMTTTVTTSSSKSS